A region of the Diceros bicornis minor isolate mBicDic1 chromosome 30, mDicBic1.mat.cur, whole genome shotgun sequence genome:
GGGACGAGGCAAGTCGGGCGCCAAGCGCGGGGCCCGAGCGGCCTTCCCGGAGTCCTTTGCGCGGCACCTGGCGACAAAATGGCTGCCCGAGGGAGACGGGCGGAGCCTCCGGGCCGGGAGGCGCCGGGCCCtgcgagcggcggcggcggcgggagtcGATGGGCTGAGTCTGGGCCCGGGACGTCGCCCGAGAGCGGGGACGAGGACGTGTCGGGCGCGGGTTCGAGCCCAGTGTCGGGCGGCGTGAACTTGTTCGCCAACGACGGCAGCTTCCTGGAGCTGTTCAAGCGGAAGATGGAGGAGGAGCAGCGGCAGCGGCAGGAGGAGCCGCCCCCGGGCCCGCCGCGACCCGATCAGCCGGCCGCCGCCGCGGGCCCCGGGGATCCGAAGAGGAAGGGCGGCCCGGGCCCCACGCTCAGCTTCGTAAGGAGCcgcgggggtgggggcgggcgccgGGGCCTGCCTTGGCAGGGGGAATCGGGGCCCGAGAGAGGGGGTCAGGATGCGTCCACCCTCCGGCCCCGATGAGGGGCCGTCCGGGTCACCCGCTGAGCATGCAGAACCTGGATTCCCGACGAGAGAGGTCGGGGGGCGGAGGTGGGGACCCCTGGAGCCTGCCCGCAAGAACCAGGAGCGGGAGGGAGTTGCATTGGAAACAGAGCTCCGGGGATGGGGAAACCAGGATACCAGGATTGCTGTTTGAGTGGCACCCAACTTTGCATGCTGGGACCATCTCCCACTCTGGGGAAGGGGGCAAATTCAAATCTGAAGTCCGAGCTGTGTAATTAGAGACTCAGactacttactgtgtgaccttaggaaatTTGCATGACCTCCCTGAATCTCATTCGTTCAGTGTCCATTTATTGAGCCTTACCTTGTGCTGGGCATCCTGCTAGGTGCTGGGTATACCGTGGTGAACGTGATAGACAAGATCGCTGCTTTCGTGGAGCTGGGCTGGCCCACCCTCATTTTCCCTACTTACAAAACTAGATCTCATCTCATCTTCGTCTGTGATGAGGGTTCAGTGAGGCCATCCTGGAAAAGCGGTTAGCACAGGGGCGTATAGGAAGggctaaaccagtggttctcagttgGGGATGATTCCCCCATCCCCATCCTCACACTTGGCAAAGTCTGCAGACGTTTTTGG
Encoded here:
- the TRIR gene encoding telomerase RNA component interacting RNase isoform X1, which produces MAARGRRAEPPGREAPGPASGGGGGSRWAESGPGTSPESGDEDVSGAGSSPVSGGVNLFANDGSFLELFKRKMEEEQRQRQEEPPPGPPRPDQPAAAAGPGDPKRKGGPGPTLSFVGKRRGGNKLALKTGIVAKKQKTEDEVLTSKGDAWAKYMAEVKKYKAHQCGDDDKTRPLVK
- the TRIR gene encoding telomerase RNA component interacting RNase isoform X2, whose protein sequence is MAARGRRAEPPGREAPGPASGGGGGSRWAESGPGTSPESGDEDVSGAGSSPVSGGVNLFANDGSFLELFKRKMEEEQRQRQEEPPPGPPRPDQPAAAAGPGDPKRKGGGQAQRREQTSPQDGNSSQEAEDGG